CGGGTTTCCAGGGTGGCTAATGATATGCGCGTCGCCACGTGACATGGTCGCGATCATCGCCGTAGTATGCGTGTCTTTATCCTGTGGTGGAAAAACCGGCTCGTGAAAGCCCGCGATAATTACATCCACTTGACCCAACATCGGTCCGGTGCAGTCGATATCGCCCTCAATGTTTTTAATATTCGCTTCGATACCGCGCAGAATACCAACACCATCAACCAGACGCGGCCAGACGCGCATATTCATAAAGTGCCAATAATGCGGTGCATCCGCCATATCTGGGCCATGATCGGTAATAGCAAACAGGCGGATATTCTTCTGCTGTGCTTCGACGATGTAGTCATGCAGGGTACTGTAAGCATGTGTGCTGGCAACGGTGTGCATATGTAAATC
This genomic interval from Pectobacterium aquaticum contains the following:
- a CDS encoding phosphatase, translating into MYPVDLHMHTVASTHAYSTLHDYIVEAQQKNIRLFAITDHGPDMADAPHYWHFMNMRVWPRLVDGVGILRGIEANIKNIEGDIDCTGPMLGQVDVIIAGFHEPVFPPQDKDTHTTAMIATMSRGDAHIISHPGNPKFPVDIRAIAETAAKYNVALELNNSSFMHSRQGSEPNCRAIAEAVRDAGGLLSLGSDSHIAFSLGDFTHCERILREVNFPQDRILNVSPRRVLDFLEQRGMPAIAELADL